The following coding sequences lie in one Apium graveolens cultivar Ventura chromosome 1, ASM990537v1, whole genome shotgun sequence genomic window:
- the LOC141674545 gene encoding uncharacterized protein LOC141674545 has protein sequence MRIPQFFGSFKDLTYLNLSHSNFEGLVPNHLGNLSKLQYLDLSNNYYYHENIEYIDYYDNFHSLLSIDSMRWLSRLSMLEHLDLSFVNLSRATDWFSSINMLSKSISVLRLFSCHLSNNILHHLPLMNLMSLVSLDLSKNRLNSSFPLWVLNNSGLAHLHLGGNHFDGSIPDSIGTLTSLVELDLSDNYFNGSIPESIGRLKSLSSLDVSFNEFKGLLPESIGSLTSLTKLSLRYNRLEGLIPKWIGNLTTLSELQLSNNEFEGLIPESIGYLTSLTNLDISVNNFQGLIPHSIGNLSELQNLFVENNQLSGSIPECIGGLSNLKWLYLGSNSWEGFVTERHFVNLTMLIALEISSKSNLTLNIGYNWVPPFQLRYIYVESLKTGPEFPHWLLTQTHIVGFRMKNTSISDTIPTDASLLSQAGLVDLSSNDINVEQLSSIASCPNGLITLALSNNRFSSEFPLFLCNITSLDTLVISNNNFSGELPHCLGNLNRLRYFDVMNNSFSGVVPVSLGSLVNLTYLNLHKNMFQGKLPMSFQNLKELVALDVGKNNLSDILPPWSGKNLPHLKYMILRSNNFFGEIPTQLCHYPSIQLLNLAHNNIRGSIPPCFGKFRAMITGDNDGIYPGFSSYYGQMIRKDIS, from the coding sequence ATGAGAATTCCCCAATTTTTTGGGTCATTCAAGGATCTTACATATCTCAATCTTTCCCATTCCAATTTCGAAGGTTTAGTTCCTAATCATCTTGGAAACCTTTCTAAATTACAGTACCTTGATTTAAGtaataattattattatcatGAAAACATTGAATATATTGACTATTATGATAATTTCCATTCTTTATTAAGCATTGATAGCATGAGATGGTTATCTAGGCTTTCTATGTTAGAACACTTGGACCTCTCCTTTGTTAATCTTTCCAGGGCCACTGACTGGTTTTCGTCCATAAATATGCTTTCAAAATCAATTTCAGTACTTCGATTGTTCAGTTGTCACTTATCCAACAATATTCTACACCATCTTCCCTTAATGAACTTGATGTCTCTCGTTTCACTTGATCTTAGTAAAAACAGATTGAACTCTTCTTTTCCTTTATGGGTTCTCAATAACAGTGGCCTTGCACATCTTCATCTTGGGGGTAACCATTTCGATGGCTCAATTCCTGATTCTATTGGAACTTTGACGTCTCTTGTAGAACTCGATCTCTCTGACAACTATTTTAATGGTTCGATACCAGAGTCTATTGGAAGGTTAAAATCTCTTTCGTCACTTGATGTTTCATTTAATGAATTCAAAGGTCTACTTCCAGAGTCCATCGGAAGCTTGACATCCCTCACAAAACTTTCTCTCCGTTATAATAGATTAGAAGGTTTAATTCCTAAATGGATCGGAAATTTAACTACTCTTTCTGAACTCCAGCTGTCTAACAATGAGTTTGAAGGTTTGATCCCTGAATCCATAGGGTATTTGACATCTCTTACCAATCTTGATATTTCTGTTAATAATTTCCAAGGCTTGATTCCTCATTCTATTGGAAATTTGTCAGAGTTACAAAATTTGTTTGTGGAGAATAATCAATTGAGTGGCAGCATTCCTGAATGCATCGGTGGACTATCAAATCTAAAATGGTTGTATCTTGGTTCTAATTCATGGGAAGGTTTTGTAACAGAGCGTCACTTTGTTAACCTCACCATGCTGATTGCCTTGGAAATTTCTTCAAAGTCTAACTTAACGTTGAATATTGGTTATAATTGGGTTCCTCCATTTCAGCTCCGATATATATACGTTGAATCCTTAAAAACGGGACCTGAATTTCCCCATTGGCTCTTAACACAAACACATATTGTTGGTTTTAGGATGAAAAATACAAGTATATCAGATACCATCCCAACAGATGCAAGTCTCTTATCTCAGGCCGGCCTTGTTGATCTATCTAGCAATGACATTAATGTGGAACAACTGTCATCGATTGCATCATGTCCAAATGGTTTGATTACATTAGCACTCTCAAATAACCGTTTTTCCAGTGAATTTCCGTTATTTCTATGCAATATAACATCATTGGATACCTTGGTTATCTCCAACAATAATTTTTCAGGAGAGCTTCCCCATTGCTTAGGAAACTTAAATAGATTGAGATATTTTGACGTGATGAATAACAGTTTCTCTGGTGTTGTTCCAGTTTCTTTGGGTTCTCTTGTAAATCTTACTTATTTAAACTTGCACAAGAATATGTTTCAAGGGAAGCTCCCTATGTCCTTCCAGAATTTGAAAGAGCTGGTCGCACTTGACGTGGGAAAGAATAATTTGAGCGACATTCTTCCCCCTTGGTCCGGAAAAAATTTACCTCATCTCAAGTATATGATATTACGGTCCAACAATTTCTTTGGTGAAATTCCCACACAGCTTTGCCACTATCCATCAATTCAACTTTTAAACTTGGCACATAATAATATCAGAGGAAGCATTCCTCCTTGTTTCGGGAAATTTAGAGCCATGATTACAGGTGACAACGATGGTATATATCCAGGCTTCAGTTCGTATTACGGACAGATGATACGAAAGGATATTAGCTGA
- the LOC141714344 gene encoding uncharacterized protein LOC141714344, protein MTSGSTFSFLYMQNPLFLHPSDNPLSISITKLQGAADYRSWKRSMEIQLSSKHKLGFVYGTKVKNLSDPTEALQWDTCNSMVTSWIHNNVSDSIKKSILFIAYASEVWKQLEKRFQLTHGSRKYKLSKELFELKQNGCSVVDFIPH, encoded by the coding sequence ATGACGAGTGGAAGCACGTTCTCTTTCTTATATATGCAGAACCCTTTGTTTCTGCATCCATCGGACAACCCCTTGTCGATAAGCATCACCAAACTCCAAGGTGCTGCTGATTATCGCTCTTGGAAAAGGTCCATGGAGATCCAGTTGTCATCTAAGCATAAACTTGGCTTTGTATATGGCACGAAAGTGAAAAATCTCTCAGATCCAACAGAGGCCCTGCAGTGGGACACCTGCAACAGTATGGTAACCTCTTGGATCCATAATAATGTTTCTGACTCTATTAAGAAATCCATTCTCTTTATCGCATATGCATCCGAAGTTTGGAAGCAGCTAGAAAAGCGATTTCAACTTACTCATGGGTCACGTAAATATAAGTTAAGCAAGGAACTGTTTGAACTCAAACAAAATGGTTGTTCTGTTGTTGATTTTATACCTCATTAA